AGCAGCGCGTGGACATAGGCAAGGCAACCGTCCAGCACCGTGAAGAGCATCGGGTCACGGGATGCCTTAAACTGTTCCAGCTTCCTTTCGTACCACTCCTCCTGATACGGCAGCTGGCCGCAGAGCGCCAGCCGCGGAGACAGGAAATCGCAGCACAGCAGGATGTAATTCTGCTGCTCTCCGGCAGCCGACGCCCGTGCTTTTTCCAGCATGATATGCGCATCGACAAACTGCCCCCGGTTGAAAAACGCCTCCGCCTCCATGATCTGTTCCGCGCCCATGCCCTGACCGTCCGTCACTTGATAATAGTACGGCATGGAGTGATTCATCTCGTTGATCTCACTGTCCAGCTTCCCGGCTTCCCGGTGGAACATCATCAGGACAGAGGGGGATCCGAACGTGAAAGAACCATTTTTGGGGATGCTGATGGATGGCCGGGACATCAGACGGCACGCGCTTTGGTGCAGTTGGCTCATAGCAGTGATATCGTTGTAATACAGGAAACTCATGATGAGGTCGCAATTGCCCAGCAGGTTGTTTCGCTCATCCTCTGCCAGCTCAGACTGGCTCACCGCTTTCAGCAGAACATCCTTGATCTTCAGCATTCTGGGGATCTGCTGCCAGGAGAACAGGCGGCGCATCAAAACCAGAAGTCCCTGGAGCTCCGCCATCAGTTCCTCCTCCGTACAGTTGTCCAGCAAGGAGAGAATCCGTTCCGGCGCGATAGCCGCAAGCTGCGTTCCACCGTCCAGACCGATGACGCGCAGCGCGGAGCGTCTGTCGCCTGCCTGATCGTAAAAATTGATTGCCTGGGTATACTGCCTTTGGGATTCATGCCACTTACCATAGCGTGTGCGGCAGGCCGCCTGCTCTTCGGAAGGAAGCCGGGAAAACTGCTTCTGCATGCACTCCTGCAGCATATGGTGGAACCGATAGGTCTGGGTATCGGGAAGATACCGCACGAAGGCGTTGCTGGCACTGAGGTTTCGGACACGATCCGCCACGTCCGTCTGTTCCGTAATATATTCCGCCTGCTGGAGGGAAAATTCGTCGGCGAGGCACATCTTTTGCAACAGCTCCACATAACCGGCGTTCAGTCCTTCCACCAGCGTGTGATCCATCATACCGAGAACATCGTCTCTTCCATCCAGAAGACCTTTCCCCATGGAGATGGATTTCAGATTCAAATAGACGGCCGAGAACCAGCCCTCGCTCTGTTCGCTGAGTTCCGCAAGTTGCTTTTTGCTCATGGACACACCGCAGCGGCGGCAGTAGATGGAAAGCTCTGTGGGATTCAGCCGCAGGTCACCTGTCGCGATGGCGTGCCGCCGTTGTCCAAGATGCATATCCTCGCTCTGTGACAAAATGGCATTGCGGGAGGCAACGATAATATGCAGGTTGCTGACAGGGATGTCGGTCAGTTTGATCAGCATGGACAGCACACGCCCGTCATTCATCAGGTGGTAGTCGTCGATAAACAGAAAAAACTGATCCTCCCGATGACAGAGGTAATCCAGGACGGTCTCCGCAAGCAGGCCGACAGCGGTTTCGCCCATCGGGAAGTCAAACTGACTGATTTGCTTTCCAAGCTCCGTATTGTGAAACGCTCCACAGAAGCTCTTCCAGAACAGGTTGATGTTGTTGGAGTAGATATTGACACGAAATACCTGATCTCCCATCTGTCTGCGTTTTTCCAGATACCATGACACAGCCGTGGTCTTGCCGTAGCCCATTGGCGCGATGATCGTTGTAAACGCACTCTCTTCGATCTGCCGCAGACACTCCTGCATGCGTTCAGATATATATATCGTGTTCAAATTCTCTCTGTATCGTGACATAAAGGCTCCCCTCTCTCCGGAACATACGAGCATATGTATTCTCTGCGCGATGCGCGCATAGGGTCCTCCGGAAACTCTGACTGCAATTTTTAGGGCAACACCGCATAGTTCGGCAAGAGTATTCGGTGAGAGATTTTGAGTTCGGAAAAAGGTACTTTTCGCGGGAATACTTGGTGTATTGCAAGAAAAAGTACCGCATTTCCGGCTCAAAAGATCCGCCGAAGACCGCAGACGCAATTGTGCGGTGTTGCCTTAATCTGTCGTGATGAACCCCGTTTCCCGAATGTCGATTCCCATACGCCGCACCAATTCCGCACCAATTTGCCATGAAAATATATGTAGATACATGGATTTATGTAACAGAAAAGTACACAAATATGGGTTTTATTGAGCTTTATAAAGGTATATTGAGATATGAAACAGGCGTTTAACCTATGATTACCCCAATTTGCCGGATTCCATTATGAGTTTTTTAAGAGCTTGGCCAGCGCCTGACGCTTGTTTCTCCCTTCGCCGCCCAGGCCCAGCTTCTCGTAGACGGCGTTCAGGCGGTTGTTGACAGACTTCACGGAAATACTCAGAATTTCGGCGATCTCCCGGCTGCTCTTGCGCTGAGCCGCCAGACCGGCAATCTCCAGCTCCCGCTCCGTCAGACCGTACTGCGCCAAAAGGCCCCCTTCCCGCCGGATGGCCTCCCGTCCGGCGCGGAACCTGGCAGCGAGGGTATGCAGATGCTCATGGACTTCCCCCTCTGCCAGCTCGTCCAGAAGCCGGTCCAGACAGGGATCGCTCTCGGCGAAAGGCAGCAGGATGCCGTCCGGCTACGCCAGGGACCAGGCCTCCTGAAGCGCTTGCAGTGTGGCCGTTTCCTTTCCGAGATGCATCAGCGCCACGGCGTTTTGCAGATGGGCATACATGCCGCACAGGGCGAACCGGGCATCGGCGCTGGCTCGGAGCAGCCGGGGCGTCCGGGCCGCTGCCTGGGCCCACTGGCTCTGCGCCAGCAGCACGCGGCCCACGATCACCTGAAAGACCGGCTCGATCAGCGGGAACACCTGTGCCATGCTGGCGCCTTCCGCCGTCAGCCACGCGGGAAGCTGCTCCGTCTGCCCCAGCAGGGCGCTGAGCCATCCCCGGCCCAGTTCCACGGTGGTCAGCAAACGGTACTGATGGGCGCGGCGCAGGGTGTCCGCCGCCCGGTCCAGGCTCGGAAAGCCGCCCCGGAGCGGCTGGTCATACAGCGCCAGCCGGGCGGAGAGAACGGCGGCGGCCGTATAAATGCTGTATTCTCCCGCCTCCAGCGCCTGTTCCTCCGCCTGGCGGCAGAGAATATCGGCGTCGGTCAGGTTCCCCCGCATAAATTCCGTTTCGGCCTGCATGATGGTCGCCGCGCCGCTGCCATGTCCGCTGGCAACGCGGCTGTAAATAGGCATGCATTCCCGCATCTCGGCATTCTCCCGGTCAAGGCCGCCGCTCTTGCTGTGATAGAGCATCAAAACGGAAGGTGAGCCCTGCGTCCATGGGTTGCGGTCCGCAGGGATCAGGGCGCGGATCTGCCGGTGATAGGCGCTCATGGCGGAAATGTCGTTGAAGCACAGGAAAGACAGGCGCAGCAGGGCCTCTCCCTCCAGCTGATCCCGCTCCCGCCGGGAAAGGTCGGTGCAAAGGGCCATGCTGCGCTGAAACAGTGCGTGATACCGCCGCATTTCCGGGATGTCCCGGCCGTAAAAGAGCAGCAGCATGAATACCAGAAGCGCCCGCGGATGGCGCAGCTGACATTCCTCCGGGCAATTGGCCATCCAGCGGCGCATCAGCGGTAGCCGCTCGGGGCCGAAGCTCAGACCCCGGTCCTGTCCCACTGTCCGCAGGAGATCATCCCACCTGCCGGCCTTTTCATAACACTCTGCGGCAAGACAGCACTCTCCCGTCCGCTCATACCACGCTCCCAGGCGGGCAAGCGTGGCGTTTTGCTCCGCCTCCGGCAGCAGTGCGTACTTCTTCCGGGCGCAGGAGCGCAGCATATTGTGATAGCGATACACACCGTCGGTACAGGTGATAAAGGCATTTTGTTCTGTCAGCTGGCTCAGCAGCGCCGCAGTGTCATCTTCCGGCCACAGGAACTCTGCCTCTTCCATCGTGAAATCATCCGGCACACCCAGCCGAACCAGAAATTCCCGTTGACGGGCCGTCAGGGGACGAAACAGCACCTCGTCTATGAGCGGATAGATATTTGTGGTGTTTTCCGGCCATTTTCCGGTCTGCGTATAGGCCCGCAGCTTCAGATAGACCATGGAGAACCAGCCCTCGGTACTGCTGGCCAGCATATTCACATCCCGGATGTTCAGAAGCTGGCCGCTCCGGCGTGCATATTCCCGGACGTCCGTTTCTCCGAGCCGCAAATCGTCCACATTCAGTTCCCACAGGCGGGGCCCCAGCTTCATCTGTGCCGCCCGGTCAAAGATCACGTTGCGGGAAAGCAGAATAATGTGGGTCCGCTCCGGCAGGTGATCGTTTAAAAACAGGATTAGAGATGTAAACGCGGGATTCGGCAGAAAGTGCAGGTCATCAATGATGTAAAAAATATCGTGGGACTTCCCGGCCAGAGCATCGGTCAGCAATTCCATCATCAGCTGCCGCGCCTGTGGATCTGCGGGAAATCCAAGAGCAGACATATCCTTTTCCAGTTCCGGCCATTCCCGGAGGTTCCGGCAAAAGCCTCGCCAGAAATCCGCCAGGGAGTCCGTGACGATGGTCTGCCGCAGGATCAGAGCATCCGATTTCTTCTTTTGGCAATGATCTGCCCACCAGCGGATGGCTCTGCTTTTCCCGTATCCAATCGGGGCCACGATGGAAGTGACCGGATATTCGGAAATGTGGGACAGCTTATCGGCCAGCGCACTGGAGATATACGTTGTATTCAGCTTGACAGGCATTGCGAGGCACCTCGCTCATTACATACTTGTCATTATACTGGGAAATGCCTTGAATTGCAAGAGATTGAAAACCATACACAAGAAAGCGGCAAACCTGCAAAGCGGGACCCACTTTGCGAAAACCGCAGAAAGGCCCTGGCTGTAAGGTTTGCGGTAACCAGATAGAGGAAATTGATAATGAAGTACATCGAACGCTAAAGATGGCTCTACCGAAGTTCTGGATTCGTGAGGACGTATATTTCACAGTAACCCGGCGGAATGTGTAATATTGCCAGGGGTAGAGAAAAAAGATATTCATCCGCTTACTGATGGACAGGTGAAAGATTCTCTGAAAGCAGCTAGCTCGGAAGACCATAAAATTGACAACCCGCTAACGCTTACTATACTCTGGCAGTCTATTTCCCTATAGAAGATCAAGGCAACTCACTTTCAAAAAATGATGTAAAAATACCCCGGACCCCATTGCGCTGCAATGGATTCCGGGATTGTTTCTTTCTGATTCTCTGTGGGACGCGAAAAACGCAAAATATTTTCCATATTTGGGGTGTTTTACTTGCGCCGTTGGGTTTCTGCAACTATCGCAATTTACAAGCTTATACCGGACAGTGATAAGGGGGAGTCTGACTGTTGCCAGATTCACAGGAGTGGATGGTCAACGTATAACGTAGACGATCGAGAACGCAGGAACCGGAACTATTACATTACGACTACGCATAACGTAAACAAAAAGATATGTTGACGATCGACTACGTTATGCGTAACGAATGGGGCTTCCGCACAAACGCCACATAGATTTTGGTATGATAGCCAATCCGTTTGTCTCATGGTAAACTGATGGCGTATTGATTCAATGAGCTTCCCCGGAACGGGCCTTGTTATGCAGTGAGCTGAGGATGCGGAGCATCCCCGCAGGTTGAACGGCTTTTGTCAGGAATGCGCTTGCGTTCTCGAACGAAAACGTTATGCGTATCTCTCTTTATAAAATGCCAAAAATAATTTCAAATTAGGCACAGATTAACACGAAACAACACCAGATAAACTCTCAGAAATTTGACATATGCGACATCTTGTGCTAATATAATCTTGTTTTTATTAGATGTGCCCACTCCCGGCAAGTGGAGATTGCTAAGTTGTGAAGTGACCCTGAATGTGGTCGCTATGGCTCTGCACGATTGTGCAGCTTTGATTGCCCCTCAGGGGTATTGGGATCTGTTTTCGCCTGTCTGATGGTTTTTGTGGCTTTGCACCCATGGAACTTCGGTGCCTGCTCGCATGCTCGTGCGCAGGAATGTTGCGGGAATATGATCGGTTTGGGATTTACCTGCTTTTGCAGGGTTTGTAGGTATTGGGGAAAGCACTGTTTTGGATAATTGTGCAGTCCCGGTTTTAGGATGAATATTGCTTACTAGAGGTCTGAAAAGGGCGAAAGCCGTTTTCAGGCCTTTTTGTATCCATTTTTAGATGAAGAAAGCCCGGTTCCGGTTCAGGACTTGTCTCCCTAGACCGCTGCGGGCGAGGAGGTTTTTGTATGTTGAAGCTTTTTATTACCAGAGGAAATGATTTCAGACCGGTCTGGACTGCCGGTCACTCCCGCTTCTGGCAAAGTGTGAGGTCCTTTTGGTTCGCCATCCAGCAGTGCCAGCTGCTGGGCTTTGTATCCGGACAGTCAGAGTGTCCGGCCGGTTATGCAAAGCTCTCTCAGCAAATCAGACCTGCACCGAAAGGTCGAAGAACACCAGCGGCATGTATGCTGCAGCCGTTCCCAACGGTCGTGTTCGCCGCAGTCTCACCAGGCAGGGAACTTCCATCCCTACGCGGCATTGATACTAAACAGCCAATTTCATAAACAGAGACAGAGAACGGAACAGAGTTCCTAAGTGCTGATACAGCAAGGTTTCTTCGAGTGATCGCTTTCTGTTTCTGCGGAGATCATCCAGAAACGGGGTGTTTGTGCCAACGGGTGTACTGCGTCCATTGGGCACTTCAGAACACAGGAGGAACCTTTTCATATGAGGATCAAAATTCAACAAGTCGGCATTTATGAGACACTAGTTGCACAGTTGGATCGTATTTTCCGCCACAATCGCCAAGGCAGCTTTCATACGAAGCGGCGTTATTATGAGGCCATGAAGCGATTCTGTGCCTACTTGGCCGATGTGTATCATCTGCAGAAGCTGTCCAACATCAGCGGCAAGCATCTGGTCAGTTATGTGATCTATCTGCAGGATACCGGTAAATCGGCCAGTACCATCAAAACGGATCTGGCAGCCATTCGGTTTTTCCATGACAAAATGGATCACAAGTACACTCTGCCTTCCAACGACGAGTTGGGCATCACACTGGAACGCCGCAGGTTCGGACAGGATGACCGCACCTGGAGCATGACGGAGTTCAACAAGATGCTGGGCAAGGCATTGGCGATTGACCGCTATGACTTCATCCTTGCACTTTACCTGGCCCGGTATGCTGGCCTGCGTATCCACGAGTGCTTCCGCATCGACACCGCCACGGCAGAGCGGGCGCTTCGGGAGAACGCCATCACCATCAAGGGCAAGGGCGGCAAAGTGCGGACTGTCCCCATCAATGAGCAGATTGCCATTGCCATGCGGAAGCAGTTGGAGCGCACGCCACGGGGACATAAGCTGCTGGTGCCCGATGACATGCCCACGGATCGGGCTATCAACCATCTGCAATTCTTCATCATGCGGCACCGGGATGAAGTGCGGGATGTGGATTCCGACCGTCCTATGACCTTCCACGGACTTCGCCATACCTATGCGGCGGAGAAGTACCAGGAGCTGGTCGACAGCGGCAAGGGCCCTCTGGACGCCCATTTTGAAGTCTCCCGCCTGCTGGGCCATGAGCGGCCGGATGTGACTAATATCTATCTGGCCTCCGTGAGAAAGAGTGACAAGCATGAGCAGTAATTACCACTCTTTCGAGGAACTCCCTCTGACCCTCCGGGTAGAGGACCTGATGCCCATTCTCGGCATTGGGCGGAATACGGCTTATGAGTTGGTGCGTTCCGGAAAGATCCGCAGCATTCGCATCGGGCGTCAGCTGCGTATCCCCAAAGATGCTATACAGGACTACTTAGCTCAGCGTTAAGCGAGAGAAAAATTGACCAGTCCCAGTGTTTGGAGTACAATAGAAGCACCCTAAACACGGTGGACTGGCCCACGCTCGGAAAGGAGTATTATGAAGCGCAATAAGAAAAATGCGCAGGGAGCAGGGACCATCCGCAAGCGTTCTGATGGTCGGTGGGAAGCACGATTTACAATCGGCTTCGATCCCGTCAACGGAAAGCAGAAGCAAAAATCAATTTATGGAAAGACGCAGAAAGAGGTCCGGGAAAAGCTCGCGCAGGTCACGGTTGAGATCGATGAAGGGACCTATATAGAACCCTGTCAGATGACGCTGGAAGAATGGATGACCATTTGGCTGGCGGAATATATGGGCGATAAAAAATGGTCCACCATCAAGCACTACAAGGCTCAGGTAAAATCCCACATTCTCCCGGCTCTGGGGCATTATCCACTATCTCAGCTGAATCCACACATCATCCAGGCGTTTGATAACGCATTGCTGCGGGGAACCGGGAAAGAGAAGCCCCTGACGCCCAAAAGCGTACGCAACGTACACGGTGTCCTGCGCAAGTGTCTGGCCGTGGCTGTGCAGCTGGAGTATATCCGCCGCAATCCCGCAGAGCCGGTGATCCTGCCACGGGTAGAGAAGAAGATCATCAAGCCGCTGACAGATGAAGAAGTACAGAAGATGATCTGCGCCGCAGGTGACGATGGCTTCGGGACACTGTTCAAAGTTGTGGTATTTACAGGGCTCCGGCTCGGTGAGGCGTTAGGCCTGACCTGGGACTGTGTGGATTTCACCAAGCGGCGGCTGACCATTGACAAACAGCTGCAAAAGCGCCCGATTGCTGATGGCGGATTCGTTTTTGCCTCCTTGAAAAACGATAAGGTGCGTGTTGTCGCGCCGGCTCCCTATGTGCTGGATCTGCTGAAAGAGTGGGAACAGCGTCAGAAAGAGTGGCGCCTGAAATGCGGCCCGGAATGGCAGGGGTGGAAAAATGAAAAAGAGCGGCGGACCGCTCTTGTATTCACCAATGAGTTCGGCGGACATCTGCATCCCCAGACCGTATACAATCACTTCAAGAAGCTGGCGATATCTGTCGGCGCTCCCAACGCCAGGGTGCATGATCTTCGTCATACCTACGCCGTCCTGTCGCTCCAAAACGGAGATGATGTCAAAACGGTGCAGGGAAATCTGGGACATGCGACAGCGGCCTTCACGCTGGATGTCTATGGTCATGTTTCGGAACGTATGAAAGAGGATAGTGCCAACCGGATGCAGCGGTATATTGAGGGACTTCGTTAGCTTTTGCGCTGGCTCCAAAAGATTGTAAAATCTCGTAAGGGTCAAAGTAAGGGTCAAAACGCAGAAAAAAGCCCTGAAACCCTTGGGATTTCAGGACTTTTTATGGCAGCGGGTGAAGGATTCGAACCCTCACAAACGGAGTCA
This window of the Dysosmobacter acutus genome carries:
- a CDS encoding site-specific integrase encodes the protein MKRNKKNAQGAGTIRKRSDGRWEARFTIGFDPVNGKQKQKSIYGKTQKEVREKLAQVTVEIDEGTYIEPCQMTLEEWMTIWLAEYMGDKKWSTIKHYKAQVKSHILPALGHYPLSQLNPHIIQAFDNALLRGTGKEKPLTPKSVRNVHGVLRKCLAVAVQLEYIRRNPAEPVILPRVEKKIIKPLTDEEVQKMICAAGDDGFGTLFKVVVFTGLRLGEALGLTWDCVDFTKRRLTIDKQLQKRPIADGGFVFASLKNDKVRVVAPAPYVLDLLKEWEQRQKEWRLKCGPEWQGWKNEKERRTALVFTNEFGGHLHPQTVYNHFKKLAISVGAPNARVHDLRHTYAVLSLQNGDDVKTVQGNLGHATAAFTLDVYGHVSERMKEDSANRMQRYIEGLR
- a CDS encoding tyrosine-type recombinase/integrase, whose product is MRIKIQQVGIYETLVAQLDRIFRHNRQGSFHTKRRYYEAMKRFCAYLADVYHLQKLSNISGKHLVSYVIYLQDTGKSASTIKTDLAAIRFFHDKMDHKYTLPSNDELGITLERRRFGQDDRTWSMTEFNKMLGKALAIDRYDFILALYLARYAGLRIHECFRIDTATAERALRENAITIKGKGGKVRTVPINEQIAIAMRKQLERTPRGHKLLVPDDMPTDRAINHLQFFIMRHRDEVRDVDSDRPMTFHGLRHTYAAEKYQELVDSGKGPLDAHFEVSRLLGHERPDVTNIYLASVRKSDKHEQ
- a CDS encoding LuxR C-terminal-related transcriptional regulator; amino-acid sequence: MNTIYISERMQECLRQIEESAFTTIIAPMGYGKTTAVSWYLEKRRQMGDQVFRVNIYSNNINLFWKSFCGAFHNTELGKQISQFDFPMGETAVGLLAETVLDYLCHREDQFFLFIDDYHLMNDGRVLSMLIKLTDIPVSNLHIIVASRNAILSQSEDMHLGQRRHAIATGDLRLNPTELSIYCRRCGVSMSKKQLAELSEQSEGWFSAVYLNLKSISMGKGLLDGRDDVLGMMDHTLVEGLNAGYVELLQKMCLADEFSLQQAEYITEQTDVADRVRNLSASNAFVRYLPDTQTYRFHHMLQECMQKQFSRLPSEEQAACRTRYGKWHESQRQYTQAINFYDQAGDRRSALRVIGLDGGTQLAAIAPERILSLLDNCTEEELMAELQGLLVLMRRLFSWQQIPRMLKIKDVLLKAVSQSELAEDERNNLLGNCDLIMSFLYYNDITAMSQLHQSACRLMSRPSISIPKNGSFTFGSPSVLMMFHREAGKLDSEINEMNHSMPYYYQVTDGQGMGAEQIMEAEAFFNRGQFVDAHIMLEKARASAAGEQQNYILLCCDFLSPRLALCGQLPYQEEWYERKLEQFKASRDPMLFTVLDGCLAYVHALLGRVDRLPIWLRDGKLAEANLLNPARPMFEIIYNQVLLAQKQYAVVIGRSEGLLKSCQAIPYLLCELHIHIQLAAAYYALNRQKDAEEELRTALEIAVPDGILLPFVENGVYLRELLTATQRKYPQQISAILACADEMENVKRGLSGNNSADLGLTESELAIARLIVQRKTRKEIADTLYLAEHTVKNKLTHIYDKLHISGKPTEKREQLTKMLSNEK
- a CDS encoding helix-turn-helix domain-containing protein, translated to MSSNYHSFEELPLTLRVEDLMPILGIGRNTAYELVRSGKIRSIRIGRQLRIPKDAIQDYLAQR
- a CDS encoding response regulator transcription factor — protein: MAQYGLTERELEIAGLAAQRKSSREIAEILSISVKSVNNRLNAVYEKLGLGGEGRNKRQALAKLLKNS
- a CDS encoding AAA family ATPase, translating into MPVKLNTTYISSALADKLSHISEYPVTSIVAPIGYGKSRAIRWWADHCQKKKSDALILRQTIVTDSLADFWRGFCRNLREWPELEKDMSALGFPADPQARQLMMELLTDALAGKSHDIFYIIDDLHFLPNPAFTSLILFLNDHLPERTHIILLSRNVIFDRAAQMKLGPRLWELNVDDLRLGETDVREYARRSGQLLNIRDVNMLASSTEGWFSMVYLKLRAYTQTGKWPENTTNIYPLIDEVLFRPLTARQREFLVRLGVPDDFTMEEAEFLWPEDDTAALLSQLTEQNAFITCTDGVYRYHNMLRSCARKKYALLPEAEQNATLARLGAWYERTGECCLAAECYEKAGRWDDLLRTVGQDRGLSFGPERLPLMRRWMANCPEECQLRHPRALLVFMLLLFYGRDIPEMRRYHALFQRSMALCTDLSRRERDQLEGEALLRLSFLCFNDISAMSAYHRQIRALIPADRNPWTQGSPSVLMLYHSKSGGLDRENAEMRECMPIYSRVASGHGSGAATIMQAETEFMRGNLTDADILCRQAEEQALEAGEYSIYTAAAVLSARLALYDQPLRGGFPSLDRAADTLRRAHQYRLLTTVELGRGWLSALLGQTEQLPAWLTAEGASMAQVFPLIEPVFQVIVGRVLLAQSQWAQAAARTPRLLRASADARFALCGMYAHLQNAVALMHLGKETATLQALQEAWSLA